Part of the Virgibacillus necropolis genome, CGGTTTGGTCCCCAAGACACTGCTGCTGGTTCGGACGTTAACGAGCCACCAAGGTTTTGCCAATTGGACCAACTGGATCCATTCCATGATTTCACATAAAGATCATTTCCTGTTCCTCTAACGAAGACTTCTAAACGATTTGAACGTTTTGAGGAAACAGCAGGTGCTGATGTAAGGGTTCCGCCAAGGCTTTCCCAGTTACTCCAAGAAGAGCCATTCCACCACTTGTGAATTAAATCTTGGTTCTGTCCTCTTGCAAAGACGTCGATTCGATTTGGCCCCCAGGAGACTGCTGCTGGTGCTGATGTCAAATTACCACCTAGATCTTCCCATTCTTCCCAAGCAGAACCGTTCCATGTTTTCTTATACAGTCTTTGATTCGTTCCTCTTACAAAGACATCTAATTGGTTTGACCGGCGTGAAGAGACTGCTGGAGCACTTGTCAGTGTACCGCCGAGGTTTTCCCACTCACTCCAACTGCTTCCATTCCACCATTTATGATATAAACTGTTATCTGTTCCTCTTACAAAAACATCGATTCGGTTTGGTCCCCAGGAAACCGCTGCTGGTGAAGACGTTAATATACCGCCAAGGTTCTCCCAACCACTCCAATTTCTCCCGTTCCACCATTTATGATATAAACTATTGCCCGTTCCTCTCGCAAAAACATCCAGACGATTAGATTGCCAGGAAGCGGCTGCCGGGCCAGAAGTTAATGTACCGCCAAGGTTTTCCCAACCTATCCAGTCCTGATCTGGCTGGCCCCCGCCACCCCCAATTTGATTTAATGTTAGTTGAATAACGCGTACCATTATCCGATTTGCTAGGTTTTGTGGAATATTAAATTGCCTGAAGATTAAATTAAGCCATGGAACCTGGTTTTGGAATTGATTATATATTTGATTAGCCGATTGGTTTGGGTTTGCCTGATTAAGTGTATAGCTGACTACAAGAAGAAATATATAGTCAGTAATACCTCGGTTCATTCCTGCTTGCTCTAGCTCCGTGTATAAGTTGCTATGTTGTGTGCGAAGTATCTGCAAAATCTCTTGCGCACTCGGCTGTTGGCGCATAATATAGGGTTGACCATAATAATCTACGGGCATTCCTAATGGTGTTTGATATGGGTCTCTATACATCTGTATACCTCCTCAATTTTTTTACTGAATCAGTATATGCATGATTGGGCTAAGTGGAACACATCATTACTTTCATTTTTTCGCAGCTAAGAAGGTAAGAATCTAACAGTATTTGGAGTTTTAACAAAGGTAATAGAAAGTAATGTGACAAGATACACAGTCGATATAAAATGCGACGTAATTGCTGGTTTTGGTGGTTGGTCAATCGTTCCGGAAATCCACTTCGCTTTCCGTGGGCTCGCGATGAGCCTCCTCGATCGCAAAGACCGCTCTCTGCGGGGTCTCATCGTCTTCGCTTTCCCACAGGAGTCTCCGTGGATTTCCTTTACTGGGGTTTGTGCTTAAAAATTTCAATTTACTTTATCACTGGTTGCTTTTATTATAAAATAGCCTTCAATTTATGGCAGTTGATTGGAGCGGAGGGCAGTCGACTCCTGCGGGAGGATAGGCATAGGTGAGACCCCGCAGTGCGGAGCACGAGGAGGCTCACCAGCCGCCCGCGGAAAGCGACTGCCCGCAGCGGAAATCAACCAGCACTTACGTCGTAGATCTAGCGACAACTTGGTTTTTCTTAGTTTAAGGGAAATATCTATGTGTTCAGGATGCATTTTACAAGGTGTTTATAGTAAACTATGGAGAAAGATAGTTGAGGACAAATCGGAGGTGAATGCATGGATTCAAAAATAATCCGAGATAAGGTAAAAGAACATTTTTCTTCTATGCTTGGAAGTGAAAAATTTGCGAAGTTTGCTGTTCTATTGCCGCTCATTCAAAAGGACAACGACACACATATACTTTTTGAGGTTCGTTCACACAAATTAAGAAGGCAACCGGGAGAAATTTGCTTTCCGGGAGGAAGAGTGGATAATCGGGACAAAACTGTTCAGTCTGCAGCGATCAGGGAAACAGAGGAAGAATTAGGGATTAGTAAACAGCAAATTTCTGATGTTTTTCCATTGGATTACCTGGTATCTCCGTTTGGAATGATTGTTTATCCACACGTAGGGTTCATTGATGGATCCGAATCTATCAAACCGAATCCAGCAGAAGTCGAGGAGGTATTTGCGGTACCATTGTCCTTTTTTCTCAAAACACGCCCGAAAATTTATTCCGTAGACGTTAAGATTGAACCAGAGGACGACTTCCCATTTGATCTAATTGTTGGTGGTCATGATTATAATTGGCGGACAGACAAAATTGACGAATATTTCTTTGTGTATGAAGATAAGGTCATCTGGGGCTTAACAGCAAAAATTCTAGCTCATTTTACTGATGTGATTAGCTAAAGCTTACTCGGAGAATAAATAAGACATAGGCCAAAAACATGGCTTATGTCTTAATTTCTACGTCAAGTATCTCCCGAATGTCTTCCTCGGTTAGCGTAGACGGTGACTTATCATTGGAATTTATGATTTCTTCAACGAGATGCCGCTTTTTCTCCTGCAGCTGATTCATTTTTTCTTCAATTGTTCCCCGGGCAACAAGCTTAATGACCTGCACAATATTTGACTGGCCAATTCGGTGGGCGCGGTCAGCTGCCTGTTCCTCGACCGCAGGATTCCACCAGATGTCATACAGGATAACCGTATCGGCGCCTGTAAGGTTGAGACCTGTCCCGCCTGCCTTCAAGGAAATAAGGAATATATTACGTTCTCCTGCATTGAATTGATTACTGATTTCTAGCCGTTCTTTTGATGGTGTTTGGCCGTCAAGGTAGAAAAAAGGCAGACCTTCAGTGGATAATTCCCTGCCGATGAGTCCAAGCATTTTGGTGAATTGGGAGAAAATCAGTACCCTTCTGCCAGCTTGCCTTGATTCCTCTACAATCTGCAGCAGCTGCTCGAATTTTGCTGAACTTCCTTTATAATCGTCCACAAATAAAGCTGGATGACAACAAATCTGCCGTAAACGGGTTAGACCGGCTAGAATCTTAATCCGATTTTTCCGGAGTGTATCTTTGTCAAGATGCTTCAATGTGTCATGACGCAGTTTCGCTAAATAAGCGGCATACAGCTTCTTCTGTTCGGGGTACAGCTCCATGGAATCTGTTGTCTCCACTTTTTTAGGGAGCTCTGAAAGTACGTCTTCTTTTAACCTGCGAAGTAAGAACGGACGGATCCTTCGGGCAATCTTTTTCCTTGAGAGATTACTGTATTCCTTTAACCCCTGAAACAGCTCAGGAAAGACAACGTGGAAAATGGACCACAGCTCTTCTTGTGAATTTTCCACAGGTGTACCCGTAAGAGCGAAGCGATAATCTGCCTGGATATTCTTAACTGCTCGAGCCGTTTGGGTTAAAGGGTTTTTAAATGCCTGTGCCTCGTCAAAGAATACGGTTTGAAAGGCTTGTTTCTCGTACCATTTTATATCTGTCCGCAGCAGTGGATAGGAGGTAATGACAACGTCCATATCCATGACGTCTTTCTGAATAGTGACTCGTTCTGCTTTATTACCATCTACAACCTTGGCGTTTATATCTGGAGCAAATTTGATGATTTCATTCAGCCAGTTATACGTCAAAGAAGATGGGCAAACAATCAGGGCGGGAAGCTTCTTTTTCCGGATGTTTGGCAACTCTGACAGAATGAATGTAATGCTTTGGAGTGTTTTACCCAGTCCCATGTCATCGGCCAGAATTCCGCCAAAGCCATAGCTTGCAAGTTTTTTCATCCATTTGTAGCCGTCTTTTTGATAGTCTCTTAAGATTGACTCTAGACTATTTGGCACGGTAAACTCCAAACTGTCAGGATTGCGAATGTCTTCCAGGAACTGATGAAACGATTCCTCTGACGTGAATACATTATTATCATCAATAGAATCAAGCGCATGAAGTCCCTGGATGACTGGTATATTCAAGCCACTTACCAGATCTTTATCCTGAGCTGGAACCGCATTTAGAAAACGATGAATTTCTTCAAATTCTTTGGTCTCCAATGAGAGGAGGGATCCGTTACGTAACCGATAGTATTTTCGTTTTTCTTCTAGTGCCTCCAAAATTTCGCGGATGTGTTTTTCGTGAATACCCTCCATTTCAAACTTGAATTCCAGCCAATTTGTTCGTTCCTTGTTGACCTTGACTCTAATTTTTGGAATGGATTTTCCTTTCGTAATCCTATTTCTTACAGCCGTAGTGGCATAGAGTTGAACAAGCTTTTGCAGTTTCGGAACAACGTGGTACAAAAACTGATACTCCAGCTCTTCATTGTGTAAAAAGTACCCGCTATCAGTCTTAGCAGACATACTTTCTTCCATCAGATTCAGTATCTCGTCTTCCTTCTCCACATCCCTTATAAATAAGGATCCCCCCGGTAATTCGCGACTTTCCAACGGATTAATCACCGTGTTTTCATAGTGGAATTCGAGCCCAGCGAGCAGTCGGTTTTTCACGCGATCCAAGTATAGCTTGGCAATCAAGGGTGACTTCCTAACATGGCTGGACATAGCATCAGTTAGTTTGACATCCCCAATTTTTTTCAAGCTTGGAACTACTTTTTCCAGGAAGGAATTCAACTGCTTATCTGAAATTGGAATTTGATCCGTTTCTGAAGCCTCTAGCATATGTTTTAGCTCAAAAAGGCGTAGACAATCCTCGCTTCTCAGCTTGGTTAATGTTCCGGTAGACAGAACAGAGCTATATGAATTCAATACAACCATCCCGTTAAGCCCTTTGATCTGAAGCTGAAAGTTTTTATCAGCTGTTTCATTAAAATAAAACTGTAATGGAAGCTTTTTGTCCGATAAATGTAAGCCATCATACGTATTTTCGTTATACACTATTTTCACCAAAGGAGCCTTTGTAAGCAGAAGGGTCAGCTGTTCCCAGGAAGATGGTGGAATGATCAACGTGCTGGTATTAATTACTGGGTCGGGTTTGTCACCATAAATCTTCTCATCATCAATCACCTGGATAAGTTTCTGAATAACAGCATCTGTTTCTGCTTGAAAACAATGAAGATTAGGACTGTATGTAAATGAACTCGATAGCGCGCTTGGGCTGCCCACTTTCACATGCTCCAGAAATTGCCGGATGTTTTGCACATTGGTTTGACCGACTTTTATTTCTATTCCAAACATGTATCGCGATTTGTTCATGATGACGGGTTTACAAGTAAATGTTGCATCAAGCACTTGTCTGTTTTCAAAGTGAAGTTGATGACCACTTGACCGCACAGGTTGCCCATCAAAGAGCGTCATTAACCCGTTTGTAAGCTCCTGATTTTTCCCGTGATTTGTATTTGCATCCCAGCCGTGGCGCTGCTGGTCATAAATTGCCAGTAGAACAGCCGCAATATGCTGACAATCACGTTTAAAAGAAGGTAACGTTGGACAGCTACATTTGGAACGAAAGCTTCCGTTACTTTTTCTTTCAATGGTGACATGGAAATCATCAGCCCCTCTAACGATTGCCTGGCAAATGTCTGGGCCATAATTAGTAAATGTTACTTTGTTAGCGCGATAAAAAGAGTCTCCTTTTTTGAAGGAGACTGTACCGCATAATTTTTCAATGATTTTATAATCTAATTCTATATTCATATGCCTCGCTCCTTCTAAGGATATTTCGTTACCCGCACAAGTCTGTTTTACAAAATCTAATTAACATGATTGTATCACAGAATTGTTTATTCCTAACCTTTCACACTTTTGGGCGAAAGCACATATTATTTATTAGAGGTGGTGGAGGATGAACAAATTAATTGGTAATGTAGAACGCGATCCTGTTGCAGTAGAACAAGAGGAATGGAAAAAAAGACAACGAAGAAATCGATTTAAACAGGTGCTTACAATATCATCTCCTATTCTTATCTTAGTTTTGTGGGAATTTTTATCCAGAACTGGTCTGGTGGATGCTCGGTTTTTTCCAGCGCCAACGGAGATAATCGGAACGCTGTTTACGATGGCAACAGAAGGAGAATTATTTAGCCATATTGGAATATCACTTTTTAGGATATTCGCCGGCTTTATACTAGGTGTGATACCAGCAATTGTTCTTGGACTTTTGATGGGATTGTATTCACCATTACGGCATTTTCTTTCTCCGCTAGTAATGGCACTAATGCCTATTCCAACACTAGCATTATTACCGATTATTTTAATGATATTTGGAATTGGGGAAGTATCCAAAATCGTAACAATTGCAGGAAGTGTATTTTTTCCAGTCATTATTAATACGGTAGCCGGTGTTATAAATATAGATAGGACGTATTTGGATGTTGCGAAAAACTATGGAGCTAATTCGAAAGACTTTTTCTTTAAAATTGCTCTACCTGGCTCTCTCCCAGTTATGATAGAAGGCATTCAAATGGGGCAGGCGATTGCGCTATTGACAATTGTAGCAGCGGAAATGATGGGTGCAAACTCTGGTATCGGTTATTTAATCTGGACCTCATATAGTGCCTTTTTACTAAATGAGATGTATGTGGGTCTTGTATTAATCTCGTTCTTTGGATACATGTTCTCCCTTATTTTAAGAGGAATCCAGAAGAAATTATTGCCATGGAAATAGGTTAATAGAGAGGTGATACGGTGACAAAGGAAACGAAAATTTCAATCAACAATCTGACAAAAGTATTTTATAAGAAAAATAGAAATGTTACAGCTGTAGAGGATGTATCAATAGACATAAAAGATGGAGAGTTTGTCTGTCTGATTGGGCCAAGTGGCTGTGGAAAGACAACTTTACTTCGGATTCTTGCAGGATTAGAGAAACCAAGTATTGGCGACTTTTCTATCGCACAGGCTAAAAAGGATCGTCCTTTACAATCAATGGTTTTTCAGGAACAAGGTGTCATCCCTTGGTTAACTGTTGAAGAAAATGTGGCCTTTGGACTCAATATGAGGCATTTGCCCAAAAAGGTTGTAAAAGAAAGTACGTCCTACTATTTAAAAAAAGTTGGTCTTGAGAATTTTAGAAAGCATTTTCCAAAAGACCTGTCGGGGGGAATGAAACAGCGGGTGAGTATAGCGCGTGCCTTTGCAAATGACCCAGAGATTTTATTAATGGATGAACCTTTTGCTGCATTAGATGAGCAGAACAAATTTATTCTCCAGGACGAATTATTAACGATTTGGGCAGAGACAAAGAAGACTGTTCTTTTTATTACACATAGCATTGATGAAGCATTGTTGCTGAGCGACAGAATCTTATTAATGAGTTCCCAGCCAGGCAAGATTATTGATGAAAAAATTATCGATTTACCACGGCCGAGAAATATGGAACAGATACGTGCTAATAAAGAGATGGCAAGCAGCTTTGTGGAAATATGGAATCATCTGCATGATGAGGTACAAGGATCAAGAATATAGCTTATGAGAGGAAAGTTAACATGGGGAAATTTAAAATTTTGTTTTTACTTCCATTGTTTTTGTTCGCACTAGTTATTAGTGGCTGTTCTTCAAATTCAGATGACAAGGCCGATAGCAACAAGGATATTAATGATGAAGTAAGTGAAGATAATCCTTCTGGAGATTTGGCACCACTTGAAGAGACAGCAACAGTAGTGATTGCAGAAGATGGTTCGGCATCAGGAGCTGGCTTTTACATTGCAAAAGAAAAAGGTTACTTTGAAGATTATAATATTGAAGTAGAGTTCGCCAAATTCGCAAACAGTGACGATATGCTGCCGGCGCTTGCTTCTGGTGAAGTTGATATTGCAGGAGGAATCTCGTCTGCATCATTCTTTAATGCGATTGCTCAGGGAATTAACGTTAAAATAATTGCGGATAAAGGACACAATATTAAAGGAGATTCTTACTTTTCATTCGTAATAGACAAAGATTTGCAAGATGAAATGAACAACTACGCTGATTTTAAAGGAAAGCGTATTGCTGTTTCTACTGAAAATGCTGTGGATGATTATATTTTCAGGAAAATGATTGAACATGGAGGCTTAACAGAGGATGACGTAGAATTTGTGCTGATGTCTGACTTTGGAAACATGCTCGCGTCCATTGCAAATGGTTCGATTGATGCAGCTCTCCAAATTGAACCATTACTTACACAAGGAATTGAAGAAGGTATCCATGTTCGCTTCGGAGATACAACTGACTATGCGCCAGAAGCACAAATTGCGATGGTGCTTGGATCACCTAACTTTATCA contains:
- a CDS encoding ABC transporter substrate-binding protein — translated: MGKFKILFLLPLFLFALVISGCSSNSDDKADSNKDINDEVSEDNPSGDLAPLEETATVVIAEDGSASGAGFYIAKEKGYFEDYNIEVEFAKFANSDDMLPALASGEVDIAGGISSASFFNAIAQGINVKIIADKGHNIKGDSYFSFVIDKDLQDEMNNYADFKGKRIAVSTENAVDDYIFRKMIEHGGLTEDDVEFVLMSDFGNMLASIANGSIDAALQIEPLLTQGIEEGIHVRFGDTTDYAPEAQIAMVLGSPNFINEEQDVSLRFMAAYLKGVRDYNDAFIKGEGKDEIIKIMTEHTPLEDPELWGKVSVTGLNPNGEMFVDDIKSQYKMYKENGAIRGELDFGKAIDTSITEKAVEIIGEYK
- a CDS encoding ABC transporter ATP-binding protein — translated: MTKETKISINNLTKVFYKKNRNVTAVEDVSIDIKDGEFVCLIGPSGCGKTTLLRILAGLEKPSIGDFSIAQAKKDRPLQSMVFQEQGVIPWLTVEENVAFGLNMRHLPKKVVKESTSYYLKKVGLENFRKHFPKDLSGGMKQRVSIARAFANDPEILLMDEPFAALDEQNKFILQDELLTIWAETKKTVLFITHSIDEALLLSDRILLMSSQPGKIIDEKIIDLPRPRNMEQIRANKEMASSFVEIWNHLHDEVQGSRI
- a CDS encoding DUF346 domain-containing protein encodes the protein MYRDPYQTPLGMPVDYYGQPYIMRQQPSAQEILQILRTQHSNLYTELEQAGMNRGITDYIFLLVVSYTLNQANPNQSANQIYNQFQNQVPWLNLIFRQFNIPQNLANRIMVRVIQLTLNQIGGGGGQPDQDWIGWENLGGTLTSGPAAASWQSNRLDVFARGTGNSLYHKWWNGRNWSGWENLGGILTSSPAAVSWGPNRIDVFVRGTDNSLYHKWWNGSSWSEWENLGGTLTSAPAVSSRRSNQLDVFVRGTNQRLYKKTWNGSAWEEWEDLGGNLTSAPAAVSWGPNRIDVFARGQNQDLIHKWWNGSSWSNWESLGGTLTSAPAVSSKRSNRLEVFVRGTGNDLYVKSWNGSSWSNWQNLGGSLTSEPAAVSWGPNRTDVFAKGQNDNLIHLYKG
- a CDS encoding DEAD/DEAH box helicase, whose translation is MNIELDYKIIEKLCGTVSFKKGDSFYRANKVTFTNYGPDICQAIVRGADDFHVTIERKSNGSFRSKCSCPTLPSFKRDCQHIAAVLLAIYDQQRHGWDANTNHGKNQELTNGLMTLFDGQPVRSSGHQLHFENRQVLDATFTCKPVIMNKSRYMFGIEIKVGQTNVQNIRQFLEHVKVGSPSALSSSFTYSPNLHCFQAETDAVIQKLIQVIDDEKIYGDKPDPVINTSTLIIPPSSWEQLTLLLTKAPLVKIVYNENTYDGLHLSDKKLPLQFYFNETADKNFQLQIKGLNGMVVLNSYSSVLSTGTLTKLRSEDCLRLFELKHMLEASETDQIPISDKQLNSFLEKVVPSLKKIGDVKLTDAMSSHVRKSPLIAKLYLDRVKNRLLAGLEFHYENTVINPLESRELPGGSLFIRDVEKEDEILNLMEESMSAKTDSGYFLHNEELEYQFLYHVVPKLQKLVQLYATTAVRNRITKGKSIPKIRVKVNKERTNWLEFKFEMEGIHEKHIREILEALEEKRKYYRLRNGSLLSLETKEFEEIHRFLNAVPAQDKDLVSGLNIPVIQGLHALDSIDDNNVFTSEESFHQFLEDIRNPDSLEFTVPNSLESILRDYQKDGYKWMKKLASYGFGGILADDMGLGKTLQSITFILSELPNIRKKKLPALIVCPSSLTYNWLNEIIKFAPDINAKVVDGNKAERVTIQKDVMDMDVVITSYPLLRTDIKWYEKQAFQTVFFDEAQAFKNPLTQTARAVKNIQADYRFALTGTPVENSQEELWSIFHVVFPELFQGLKEYSNLSRKKIARRIRPFLLRRLKEDVLSELPKKVETTDSMELYPEQKKLYAAYLAKLRHDTLKHLDKDTLRKNRIKILAGLTRLRQICCHPALFVDDYKGSSAKFEQLLQIVEESRQAGRRVLIFSQFTKMLGLIGRELSTEGLPFFYLDGQTPSKERLEISNQFNAGERNIFLISLKAGGTGLNLTGADTVILYDIWWNPAVEEQAADRAHRIGQSNIVQVIKLVARGTIEEKMNQLQEKKRHLVEEIINSNDKSPSTLTEEDIREILDVEIKT
- a CDS encoding NUDIX hydrolase — encoded protein: MDSKIIRDKVKEHFSSMLGSEKFAKFAVLLPLIQKDNDTHILFEVRSHKLRRQPGEICFPGGRVDNRDKTVQSAAIRETEEELGISKQQISDVFPLDYLVSPFGMIVYPHVGFIDGSESIKPNPAEVEEVFAVPLSFFLKTRPKIYSVDVKIEPEDDFPFDLIVGGHDYNWRTDKIDEYFFVYEDKVIWGLTAKILAHFTDVIS
- a CDS encoding ABC transporter permease gives rise to the protein MNKLIGNVERDPVAVEQEEWKKRQRRNRFKQVLTISSPILILVLWEFLSRTGLVDARFFPAPTEIIGTLFTMATEGELFSHIGISLFRIFAGFILGVIPAIVLGLLMGLYSPLRHFLSPLVMALMPIPTLALLPIILMIFGIGEVSKIVTIAGSVFFPVIINTVAGVINIDRTYLDVAKNYGANSKDFFFKIALPGSLPVMIEGIQMGQAIALLTIVAAEMMGANSGIGYLIWTSYSAFLLNEMYVGLVLISFFGYMFSLILRGIQKKLLPWK